In Helianthus annuus cultivar XRQ/B chromosome 8, HanXRQr2.0-SUNRISE, whole genome shotgun sequence, a single genomic region encodes these proteins:
- the LOC110869799 gene encoding uncharacterized protein LOC110869799: MDLPPLSLVTPKVIRQGDPLSPFLFLVVMKALSSILYKAGRDGWFKGIKTPNNGPIISHLFYADDALLIGEWDKDNVLSVARCLRIFYLCSGLKINLHKSNLYGMGVEDDDIKDMAKVVGCNTDNIPLSYLGIKVGANMNRISNWTSIVEVFDKRLSVWKAKSISMGGRLTLINALLESLPIYYLSLYKIPVGVIKMLEAKMRKFL, translated from the coding sequence ATGGATCTCCCACCTTTGAGTTTGGTTACTCCAAAGGTAATTAGACAAGGCGACCCATTATCTCCGTTCCTTTTCCTAGTGGTTATGAAAGCTCTTTCTAGCATTCTTTACAAAGCTGGGAGGGATGGGTGGTTTAAAGGTATTAAAACGCCTAATAATGGACCGATTATCTCGCATCTTTTTTATGCGGACGACGCTCTTTTAATAGGGGAATGGGATAAGGATAACGTTTTGAGCGTGGCGAGATGTTTGAGAATTTTTTATCTGTGTTCGGGCCTAAAAATCAATTTACATAAATCTAATTTATACGGGATGGGGGTGGAAGATGACGATATTAAAGATATGGCCAAGGTGGTGGGATGTAATACGGATAACATCCCTCTTTCTTACTTGGGGATTAAGGTGGGGGCTAATATGAATAGAATAAGTAATTGGACATCGATTGTTGAGGTTTTTGATAAAAGGCTGTCGGTTTGGAAAGCGAAATCAATATCAATGGGAGGGAGACTAACCCTAATTAACGCATTGTTGGAAAGCCTCCCTATCTACTACTTGTCGCTGTATAAAATTCCTGTTGGGGTCATTAAGATGTTGGAagcaaaaatgagaaaatttctctAG
- the LOC110869798 gene encoding uncharacterized protein LOC110869798 translates to MSKRTFNFRSSTSSSGKSKQFDVNSVLDRTPLSNISNVIDTGERRRIRKRILESKRSKNKTSSSNVGVTLRDKENSSHVSNVTNQIDMTISFQRSVDATLSSYTNNIGNFDRIPLSTISTVIDTAERRSIRKAIIDKKKGKKKTSTTNVDVGIRGKENISQVSNVTHNINTTIPLHGSLNGMPALLDTNFSSNDNLQNNDLSVCTPGVYSINSNILTYTNSTSASNRTSLSKLSAGKRKLKHKSRDLSPVVMQSLESGDPSNAEIFVPDPYKGISSEYIDHGDQVVICDICHAKLWTSEAGKGRLTLGKLCYGLCCGYGKVELPNLKEANSSYQNLFHMSDQRSKFFLKNIRRYNCMFSFTSMGGKVDSKINKGNAPFIYRISGQNFHSLGSLKPANGKQAKFSQLYIYDTENEVYNRQSVLGQQVTSHEQELDVEIIEYLKDFLDSHNELVKSYRMVRNHFQQNPGAILKLRLIYNRDKDGRTYNLPSSTEVAALIVDDLDASVDRRDIVVETQSGMLKRISELHPSYLALQYPIFFPFGDDGYRIDIPHRDGVTTKKKIRPKCTMREFFAYRIQDRISGYSLVLNGRRLFQQFLVDAYTMVESERLNFIRGKQKNLRSETFENLQKYKHTGQENLSNTGQKVILPSSFTGGARFMQQNYLDAMALCKWFGYPDFFITITCNPKWPEISRFLKDTSIKPEDRPDILCRLFKMKLDSMIKDLKDNIFFGEINAVVYTVEFQKRGLPHAHICLFMKVDPKLPTVDHIDPFISAEIPDKSEDPQLYSLVSEYMIHGPCGNANLSCPCMVDKRCSKRFPKKFSAQTIIDSSGFPVYQRRDCGRTVIKKGVQLDNRSVVPYNKSLLRRYQAHINVEWCNQAGSIKYLFKYINKGPDRATAVVFCEAEGSSIQKPKDEIKEYYDCRYISACEASWRIFSNEVHYRYPAVMRLPFHLPGQHNVVYGADDDIEDVLSKPSVASSMFLKWFELNQRDDEACKLTYVEFPQKYVWNVKDRRWQIRKRYQTVGRIHSVSIASGEPYYLRILLNKVRGPKSFEDIRTVNGELFPTFKDACYAMGLLDDDNEYVEAIKEASFDGHCRYLRALFATMLLTNTLTRPEFVWDKTWHLLGDDILYRRRKETRIPDLTLPEDQLKNQILFEIENYLISNGSSLSKFTTMPYPDHHSLRQITNRLINDELSQDINELQTEFCRMKECLTEEQSKVFNEIMHAIDSQNGGLFFVYGYGGTGKTFLWKTLASAIRSKGQIVLNVASSGISSLLLSKGRTAHSRFKIPINLTEDSMCHIKPNDDVADLLKEAKLIIWDEAPMVHKHAFEALDRTTKDVLSSSMGHQSELPFGGKVIVFGGDFRQILPVIPNGTRQQIVNASLSSSYIWSECKVLKLTKNMRLIVGAQTSNVESIEKFARWLLDIGEGNLGSENDGEALIEIPDDLAITNLDDPIQKKEYLSSDSICQTEQVLDSFQQDLYSADNLNALKIAGLPNHKLVLKVGVPVMLLRNIDQQSGPCNGTRLQITFLGKRVIEAEVISGGNIGTRVYIPRISMIPSDKKIPFQFQRRQFPLSVCFAMTINKSQGQSLSRVGLYLKDPVFSHDQLYVALSRVKTREGVKILAYDADGKPSKQTSNVVYKEIFGNL, encoded by the exons ATGTCAAAGAGAACCTTTAATTTTcgttcatcaacatcatcatctggTAAATCTAAACAGTTTGATGTTAACA GTGTTTTGGATAGAACTCCTCTGTCAAACATttcgaatg TTATTGATACCGGTGAAAGGCGAAGAATCAGAAAAAGAATACTTGAGAGTAAGCGGTCGAAGAATAAAACTTCTTCTTCAAATGTTGGTGTGACGTTACGTGATAAAGAAAACTCATCTCACGTATCTAATGTTACAAATCAGATAGATATGACAATCTCTTTTCAGAGAAGTGTAGATGCTACGCTATCTTCATATACTAATA ATATAGGTAATTTTGACAGAATTCCTCTTTCAACCATTTCTACAG TTATTGATACTGCAGAAAGACGAAGTATCCGAAAAGCAATAATTGACAAAAAGAAGGGAAAGAAAAAAACTTCTACTACAAACGTTGATGTCGGCATACGTGGGAAAGAAAACATATCTCAAGTCTCTAATGTTACACATAATATAAATACGACAATCCCGTTACATGGAAGTTTGAATGGTATGCCTGCTTTACTTGATACAAACTTTT CCA GTAATGATAATTTGCAAAACAACGATCTTTCCGTATGTACCCCTGGCGTATATTCGATTAACTCAAATATCTTGACATATACCAATTCGACTTCAGCATCTAACCGAACATCACTTAGTAAGTTGTCAGCCGGAAAGCGCAAACTGAAGCACAAGTCACGTGATTTATCCCCAGTAGTTATGCAAAGTTTGGAATCGGGTGATCCTAGCAATGCTGAAATTTTTGTTCCAGATCCTTATAAAGGAATTTCAAGTG AGTACATAGATCATGGTGATCAAGTTGTTATATGTGATATTTGTCATGCCAAGTTATGGACTTCCGAAGCTGGAAAAGGTCGATTGACATTGGGCAAGTTATGTTATGGTTTATGTTGTGGATATGGGAAAGTTGAGCTACCAAATTTAAAGGAGGCAAATTCGTCGTATCAAAATTTGTTCCACATGTCAGATCAAAGAAGCAAGTTCTTCTTAAAGAATATCCGACGATATAATTGTATGTTCTCTTTTACATCTATGGGTGGAAAGGTTGATTCGAAAATAAACAAGGGAAATGCTCCATTCATATACCGAATTAGTGGTCAAAATTTTCATAGCTTAGGTAGTCTAAAACCAGCTAATGGCAAGCAAGCTAAGTTTTCTCAACTATACATATACGATACTGAGAACGAGGTATATAACAGACAAAGTGTATTGGG GCAACAGGTAACTTCACATGAACAGGAGTTGGACGTCGAAATAATTGAATACCTTAAAGATTTTTTAGATTCCCATAATGAGTTGGTTAAATCTTACAGAATGGTACGAAACCATTTTCAACAAAATCCGGGAGCAATCCTTAAGCTCCGACTTATTTACAACAGAGACAAAGATGGAAGAACTTATAATCTGCCATCCTCGACTGAAGTAGCTGCTTTGATTGTCGATGATTTAGATGCTTCTGTTGATCGTCGTGACATTGTTGTTGAAACTCAATCTGGTATGCTTAAACGTATTAGTGAGTTACATCCATCCTACCTTGCTCTTCAATAtcctatttttttcccgtttggtGATGATGGATATAGAATCGATATTCCTCATAGGGATGGTGTAACAACCAAGAAAAAAATACGACCAAAATGCACAATGCGGGAATTCTTTGCATATCGAATACAGGATCGCATTAGTGGTTATTCTTTGGTTTTAAACGGAAGAAGACTGTTCCAACAGTTTTTGGTTGACGCTTACACTATGGTTGAAAGCGAAAGGTTAAATTTCATACGTGGTAAGCAGAAGAATCTACGATCCGAGACATTTGAAAATTTACAAAAGTATAAGCACACAGGTCAAGAAAATTTATCGAACACCGGTCAAAAGGTAATTCTGCCTTCTTCCTTTACTGGAGGGGCTCGGTTCATGCAACAAAACTACCTTGATGCTATGGCTTTATGTAAATGGTTTGGATACCCAGATTTTTTCATAACCATTACATGCAATCCTAAATGGCCTGAAATTTCAAGATTTCTTAAAGATACTTCAATTAAACCAGAAGACAGACCAGATATACTATGTCGATTGTTCAAGATGAAGTTGGATTCAATGATTAAAGATCTAAAGGATAACATATTTTTTGGTGAAATAAACGCAG TTGTTTATACCGTTGAATTTCAAAAACGTGGCCTACCTCATGCACACATTTGTTTATTTATGAAAGTCGATCCTAAACTTCCCACCGTAGATCACATAGATCCTTTTATTTCAGCTGAAATTCCAGACAAATCCGAAGATCCGCAGTTATACTCACTTGTGTCTGAGTATATGATTCACGGTCCTTGTGGGAATGCTAACTTGAGCTGTCCTTGCATGGTTGACAAAAGATGTTCTAAACGATTTCCTAAAAAGTTTTCTGCTCAAACTATTATTGACTCAAGTGGTTTTCCGGTTTATCAAAGAAGAGATTGTGGTCGTACTGTTATAAAGAAAGGTGTTCAACTTGACAACCGAAGTGTTGTACCGTATAACAAAAGTCTATTAAGACGATACCAAGCTCATATTAATGTTGAATGGTGTAACCAAGCTGGCTCCATAAAGTACCTTTTCAAGTACATTAACAAAGGTCCTGACCGGGCTACCGCCGTTGTGTTTTGCGAAGCAGAAGGGTCTAGCATTCAGAAACCAAAAGACGAAATAAAAGAGTACTATGATTGTAGATACATATCTGCTTGTGAAGCTTCTTGGAGAATTTTCTCAAATGAAGTGCATTATAGATATCCTGCTGTAATGAGGCTTCCTTTTCATTTACCTGGTCAGCATAATGTTGTATATGGTGCagatgatgatattgaagatgTCTTGAGCAAACCATCCGTTGCTTCTTCGATGTTTTTGAAATGGTTTGAATTAAATCAACGTGATGACGAAGCATGTAAATTGACTTATGTCGAGTTCCCACAAAAGTATGTTTGGAATGTAAAAGATAGACGCTGGCAAATACGAAAAAGGTATCAAACTGTTGGTAGAATTCATTCCGTTTCAATTGCTTCTGGTGAACCTTATTATTTAAGGATTCTCCTAAACAAAGTCAGGGGTCCCAAATCATTTGAAGATATTCGAACAGTTAATGGAGAGTTATTCCCCACTTTTAAAGACGCATGCTATGCAATGGGTCTTCTAGATGATGACAACGAATATGTTGAAGCAATTAAAGAAGCAAGTTTTGATGGTCATTGTCGGTATTTAAGAGCATTATTTGCCACAATGCTGTTAACAAATACTCTAACAAGACCTGAATTTGTTTGGGATAAAACGTGGCATTTATTAGGAGACGATATTTTGTACAGACGTCGGAAAGAGACACGTATCCCTG ATTTAACGCTTCCTGAAGATCAACTGAAGAATCAGATTTTGTTTGAAATTGAGAATTATTTAATTTCCAATGGTTCATCTTTAAGTAAGTTTACTACAATGCCTTATCCTGATCATCACTCTTTACGTCAAATTACCAACCGTCTAATCAACGATGAATTATCCCAAGACATAAATGAGTTGCAAACTGAGTTTTGTCGAATGAAAGAATGTCTAACTGAAGAGCAGTCGAAggtttttaatgaaattatgCATGCAATCGATAGTCAAAATGGAGGGTTGTTTTTTGTATATGGTTATGGTGGAACTGGGAAGACTTTTTTGTGGAAGACATTGGCTTCTGCAATTAGATCTAAAGGACAGATTGTGTTGAATGTTGCTTCGAGTGGTATTTCTTCGTTATTACTATCTAAAGGAAGGACGGCACATTCTAGGTTTAAAATCCCCATTAACTTGACAGAAGACTCCATGTGCCACATTAAGCCAAACGATGATGTTGCTGACCTACTAAAAGAGGCAAAGTTGATTATATGGGACGAAGCCCCTATGGTCCACAAGCATGCTTTTGAGGCACTAGATAGAACAACGAAAGACGTTTTATCGTCTTCTATGGGTCACCAGTCTGAACTACCATTTGGGGGTAAAGTTATTGTTTTTGGTGGGGACTTTAGACAAATCCTCCCGGTCATTCCTAATGGTACTAGACAACAAATTGTCAATGCATCTTTGAGTTCTTCATATATATGGTCAGAATGCAAGGTTTTAAAATTAACAAAAAACATGAGGTTGATAGTTGGAGCTCAAACATCTAACGTTGAGTCTATTGAGAAATTTGCAAGATGGCTACTTGATATTGGTGAAGGAAACCTTGGTTCagaaaatgatggtgaagcacttaTAGAGATACCGGATGACTTAGCAATCACCAATTTGGACGATCCAATACAAA AAAAAGAGTATTTGAGCTCTGACAGTATATGTCAAACTGAGCAAGTACTTGATTCTTTCCAACAAGATTTGTATTCGGCTGATAATTTGAATGCTCTTAAAATAGCCGGTTTACCTAATCATAAGTTGGTTCTTAAAGTTGGTGTTCCTGTAATGCTTCTTCGAAACATTGATCAACAAAGTGGTCCATGTAATGGAACTAGACTTCAAATAACCTTTCTCGGTAAACGAGTTATTGAAGCTGAAGTAATATCAGGTGGGAATATTGGTACTAGAGTTTATATTCCAAGGATTTCAATGATTCCTTCTGACAAGAAGATACCGTTTCAGTTTCAAAGAAGGCAATTTCCGTTGTCAGTATGTTTTGCTATGACAATTAACAAAAGTCAAGGGCAGTCTTTATCAAGAGTTGGGCTATATTTAAAGGATCCAGTTTTTAGTCATGACCAGTTGTACGTTGCTTTATCGAGAGTGAAGACGAGAGAAGGTGTCAAAATTTTAGCGTACGATGCTGATGGTAAACCTTCGAAGCAGACATCAAATGTGGTTTACAAGGAGATATTTGGTAACTTGTGA
- the LOC110869797 gene encoding uncharacterized protein LOC110869797, which translates to MSANRDISYDLFLKDTTITNLGAVWEISMPKSVVIVGTVISVNKCWYHMTCPKCSHEATLEVEELFAPDCFDDFQQFDVYYCSNYQCSENTVEPVPKFKINLEVADESDDVELILFHDQAVQLFNKSPKLLIEENKMSDDIMKLPEEIKLIVGKVFAFKIEVTEYNLVHYDEVYGITHISDDANLIVEIKNNFVSLQDQKNVNGKRCVNEVKDIHVIEHSVSTKRKTIG; encoded by the exons ATGTCTGCAAACAGAGATATCTCATATGATTTATTTCTTAAAGATACAACCATCACTAATCTTGGTGCCGTATGGGAAATATCAATG CCAAAAAGTGTTGTTATTGTTGGTACTGTTATTAGTGTTAACAAATGTTGGTACCATATGACATGCCCTAAGTGTTCACACGAAGCCACTTTGGAGGTCGAGGAACTTTTTGCACCTGATTGTTTTGATGATTTTCAACAATTTGATGTTTATTACTGCTCCAATTATCAATGTTCTGAGAATACAGTTGAACCTGTTCCGAAGTTCAAAATTAATCTTGAAGTTGCTGATGAGTCGGATGATGTTGAGCTGATTTTGTTTCACGACCAGGCTGTTCAGCTTTTTAATAAGTCGCCAAAACTTTTGATTGAAGAGAACAAAATG TCTGACGATATTATGAAGCTTCCAGAAGAAATAAAGTTAATTGTTGGGAAAGTTTTCGCTTTCAAGATAGAAGTCACCGAGTACAATTTGGTTCATTATGACGAGGTTTATGGAATTACCCATATAAGCGATGATGCAAACCTTATTGTTGAGATTAAGAACAACTTTGTTTCTCTACAG GATCAGAAAAATGTGAATGGCAAACGATGTGTTAATGAAGTTAAAGACATTCATGTGATTGAACACTCTGTTTCAACAAAGCGCAAGACCATCGGTTGA